A genomic region of Vicia villosa cultivar HV-30 ecotype Madison, WI unplaced genomic scaffold, Vvil1.0 ctg.001471F_1_1, whole genome shotgun sequence contains the following coding sequences:
- the LOC131635385 gene encoding protein FAR1-RELATED SEQUENCE 5-like yields MLHRIRTEATKLGFGVVIGRSDNGTSRRNAFVTLTCKRSEKYILHFQKLKRDDTGSRKCECPFRLRGYLLANNKWKFNVICGLHNHDLSQKLVSHPITCRLLPDEKTCVSDMTLSLVPPKNILASLKRKRPENTSNIKQVYNMRYQSKLALMGDCTEMQHLIKLLDENNYVCRHRRGDDGVTLRDIYWTHPDSIKLFNTFPTVLIIYSTYKTNKYILPLLEIVGVTWSEKTYFVGFSFLECGKQDKFAWALEVYRSMLKDQEDMFKVIVTNRDTSLMNLVATVFHTSYALLCNYHITKNVRSRVKPAVGTKKIACENQKLVKAKIMDAWNVIVNASIKEIYADAVLKFRNVCVKYPNIMKYVESTILGQVKEKFVCAWTTKRASNLGSDSSKCGCTILKAYGLPCACAIFEKMKVDCPIRMNEVSNHWKRLGFEDDGKTKEERSSISILTEWEAMQERFLKADDNTKLHIKERLRKIAFPKTTDLKPPSQPVKTNGT; encoded by the exons ATGTTGCATAGGATTCGTACAGAGGCTACGAAACTAGGATTTGGTGTTGTGATTGGAAGGTCTGATAATGGTACGTCTAGAAGAAATGCATTTGTGACTTTGACATGCAAAAGAAGTGAGAAATATATCCTTCATTTTCAAAAATTGAAACGCGACGACACCGGTTCAAGAAAATGTGAATGCCCATTTAGATTGCGTGGTTATCTTTTGGCAAATAACAAATGGAAATTTAATGTGATATGTGGCTTACACAATCATGATCTAAGTCAAAAGTTGGTCAGTCATCCAATTACATGTCGGCTTCTTCCGGATGAGAAGACATGTGTTTCTGACATGACTTTGAGCTTAGTGCCGCCAAAAAACATTCTTGCATCCTTGAAGCGCAAAAGACCCGAGAATacatcaaatatcaagcaagtttacaatatGCGCTATCAATCCAAATTAGCGCTTATGGGGGATTGCACCGAGATGCAACACCTCATAAAACTTCTAGATGAAAACAATTATGTTTGTAGGCACCGACGAGGTGATGATGGGGTTACACTAAGAGATATTTATTGGACTCATCCTGACTCCATTAAATTGTTCAATACGTTTCCCACCGTGCTCATAATTTATTCAACGTATAAGACCAATAAGTACATACTTCCATTGTTAGAAATTGTTGGTGTTACGTGGAGTGAGAAAACATATTTTGTTGGTTTTTCATTTCTAGAGTGCGGAAAACAGGACAAATTTGCATGGGCTTTGGAGGTTTATAGGTCAATGTTGAAAGATCAAGAAGATATGTTTAAAGTCATTGTTACCAACCGAGATACATCATTAATGAATTTGGTTGCAACTGTATTTCATACTTCTTACGCCTTACTTTGTAATTACCATATTACTAAAAATGTAAGGAGTCGGGTTAAACCTGCGGTGGGGACAAAAAAGATTGCATGTGAAAATCAAAAACTGGTCAAGGCAAAAATTATGGATGCATGGAATGTGATAGTAAATGCATCTATAAAAGAGATATACGCTGATGCTGTTTTAAAATTCAGGAATGTTTGTGTGAAATATCCCAATATAATGAAATATGTCGAAAGCACAATACTCGGTCAAGTAAAGGAGAAGTTTGTTTGTGCTTGGACCA CCAAGCGTGCTTCTAATCTCGGTTCAGACAGCTCAAAGTGTGGTTGTACAATTTTGAAAGCATATGGTCTCCCTTGTGCTTGTGCCATATTTGAGAAGATGAAAGTTGATTGCCCGATACGTATGAACGAGGTCTCTAATCATTGGAAGAGACTCGGTTTTGAAGATGATGGTAAAACGaaagaagaaagatcaagtatttCCATCTTGACTGAATGGGAAGCGATGCAAGAAAGATTTTTGAAAGCCGATGACAACACCAAACTCCACATCAAAGAGCGATTGAGGAAGATTGCATTCCCGAAGACCACGGACTTGAAACCACCATCTCAACCGGTAAAAACTAATGGCACCTAA